A window of the Nisaea acidiphila genome harbors these coding sequences:
- a CDS encoding ABC transporter ATP-binding protein, whose amino-acid sequence MSKAVIDVRDLKKRYGDVHAVRGVSFTVEAGTTVGLLGGNGAGKTTTIAMTLGLLEPSGGSVSILGCDMARDRYRALPYMNFSSPYVDLPHRLTVRENLRIYAGLYSVPDPKARIDELAAQLHMEDFMTRPSGRLSAGQKTRVALAKALINRPRVLLLDEPTASLDPDTGDWIRTYLENYQRDTGATVLLASHNMQEVERLCSEVLMMRQGAIVDRGSPAALLAKYGRESMDEVFLDIARQTGAAVGANGQEQGAA is encoded by the coding sequence ATGAGCAAGGCGGTCATCGACGTCCGGGACCTGAAGAAGCGCTATGGCGACGTCCATGCGGTGCGCGGAGTCAGCTTCACCGTCGAGGCGGGAACGACGGTCGGGCTGCTCGGCGGCAACGGCGCGGGCAAGACAACCACCATCGCGATGACGCTCGGCCTCCTGGAGCCGTCGGGCGGCAGCGTTTCGATCCTCGGCTGCGACATGGCGCGCGACCGGTACCGGGCCCTGCCCTACATGAATTTCTCCTCGCCCTATGTCGACCTGCCGCACCGGCTGACGGTGCGCGAGAATCTCAGGATCTATGCCGGTCTCTATTCCGTACCCGACCCGAAAGCCCGGATCGACGAGCTCGCGGCGCAGCTCCATATGGAGGATTTCATGACCCGACCGTCCGGCAGGCTGTCGGCCGGACAGAAAACCCGGGTGGCGCTCGCCAAGGCGCTGATCAACAGGCCGCGCGTTCTGCTGCTGGATGAACCCACGGCCTCTCTCGACCCGGATACGGGGGACTGGATTCGGACCTATCTCGAAAACTACCAGCGCGACACCGGGGCCACCGTGCTGCTCGCCTCGCACAACATGCAGGAGGTCGAGCGGCTCTGTTCAGAGGTCCTGATGATGCGCCAGGGCGCCATCGTGGACCGGGGCAGCCCGGCGGCGCTGCTGGCGAAATACGGGCGCGAAAGCATGGACGAGGTCTTCCTCGACATCGCACGGCAGACCGGTGCCGCGGTCGGTGCGAACGGCCAGGAACAGGGGGCGGCATGA
- a CDS encoding ABC transporter permease, with amino-acid sequence MSADLDFTPPPASLFSSRRVGAMALRYFYLLRSSWPRLIEMAYWPTMQMILWGFVTKFFIGESSWIAGAAGVLLAGVLLWDILFRGQMGFALCFLEEMWSRNLGHLFVSPLRPHEFIVSMMTMSLARTLIGALPPAILAILLYQFSIFTLGLPLVAFMTCLFFMGWGIGLLVIGVILRFGLGAESLAWVLVFAFAPISAVYYPVEVMPEWLQIVAWCTPSAYVFEGMREVLFHGNFRLDLIAGAMAMNLVYFAIGSAVFWWAYRYARREGKLLQVGE; translated from the coding sequence ATGAGCGCGGATCTCGATTTTACCCCTCCGCCGGCCTCGCTGTTCTCGTCCCGCCGGGTCGGGGCGATGGCGCTGCGCTATTTCTACCTGCTGCGCAGCTCCTGGCCGCGGCTCATCGAAATGGCCTACTGGCCGACGATGCAGATGATCCTCTGGGGTTTCGTCACCAAATTCTTCATCGGCGAGTCGAGCTGGATCGCGGGTGCCGCCGGCGTGCTGCTCGCGGGCGTCCTGCTTTGGGACATCCTGTTCCGGGGGCAGATGGGCTTCGCGCTCTGCTTCCTCGAGGAGATGTGGTCGCGCAATCTCGGCCATCTCTTCGTCAGCCCGCTCAGGCCGCACGAATTCATCGTCTCCATGATGACGATGAGCCTCGCCCGGACCTTGATCGGCGCCCTGCCGCCCGCCATTCTGGCCATACTGCTCTATCAGTTCTCGATCTTCACCCTCGGCCTGCCGCTGGTCGCTTTCATGACCTGCCTCTTCTTCATGGGCTGGGGCATCGGGCTGCTGGTGATTGGGGTGATCCTCCGTTTCGGGCTCGGCGCCGAGTCCCTTGCCTGGGTGCTGGTCTTCGCCTTCGCGCCGATCTCGGCGGTCTATTACCCGGTCGAGGTCATGCCCGAATGGCTGCAAATCGTCGCCTGGTGCACACCGTCGGCCTATGTCTTCGAAGGTATGCGCGAGGTGCTGTTCCACGGCAATTTCAGGCTCGACCTGATCGCCGGAGCGATGGCGATGAACCTGGTCTATTTCGCGATCGGCTCCGCCGTCTTCTGGTGGGCCTACCGCTATGCTCGCCGGGAAGGCAAGCTGCTTCAGGTCGGCGAATAG
- a CDS encoding NUDIX hydrolase codes for MPKPWRVLDSRINFRDRFLSHRMDRCETPHGVIVEPYHVIELPNWVNMVPVTGDGQVLMIREYRHGIGEVVLGLPSGTVDPGETDPLGTAKRELAEETGAEAPYWVQTGQMFPNAATMNNTCFSFLAVGAEVTGETSFDEAEDIETVPVPLVELYERLLKRDLRMTAMHLVGLHEAGLYILTSGDPKVAGLKDILAPLYSPT; via the coding sequence ATGCCCAAACCCTGGCGCGTGCTCGACAGCCGGATCAATTTCCGCGACCGGTTTCTCTCCCATCGCATGGATCGCTGCGAGACGCCGCACGGCGTCATCGTCGAGCCCTATCACGTCATCGAGCTGCCGAACTGGGTGAACATGGTTCCGGTGACCGGGGACGGGCAGGTCCTGATGATCCGGGAATACCGTCACGGTATCGGCGAGGTGGTGCTCGGGCTGCCAAGCGGAACCGTCGATCCGGGCGAGACCGATCCGCTCGGCACCGCCAAGCGCGAACTTGCCGAGGAGACCGGCGCAGAGGCACCGTACTGGGTGCAGACCGGGCAGATGTTCCCGAACGCCGCGACGATGAACAATACCTGCTTCAGCTTTCTCGCGGTGGGCGCCGAGGTGACCGGCGAGACCTCGTTCGACGAGGCGGAGGACATCGAGACAGTGCCGGTCCCGCTGGTCGAACTCTATGAGCGATTGCTGAAGCGCGATTTGCGGATGACGGCAATGCATCTGGTCGGCCTGCACGAGGCGGGGCTTTACATTCTCACCTCCGGCGATCCGAAGGTCGCCGGGCTGAAGGATATCCTGGCGCCGCTCTATTCGCCGACCTGA
- the cobT gene encoding nicotinate-nucleotide--dimethylbenzimidazole phosphoribosyltransferase translates to MSDERFSPESATFDEIRGLFRALPPADLEAGTEAASREAQLTKPAGALGKLEELTRWVAAWQGKHPPSIAHPRICVFAANHGVTAKGVSAYPPAVTQQMVHNFVSGGAAVNQLAELHDADLRVYEMALEQPTADFTEAPAMSEDECAKAMAYGMMAVEPGIDLLCLGEMGIGNSTSAAAIAHALFGGSAEDWTGPGTGVTGDAYKAKVKAVADGVALHKARTDDPLELFASVGGLELAAIAGAVLAARMGRVPVLLDGFACTAAASVLYAADPRSIEHCQVAHCSAEPGHRLLLEKIGKEPLLDLGMRLGEGSGAAVAIGIVKAAVACHNGMATFADAGVSGPS, encoded by the coding sequence ATGAGCGACGAACGTTTTTCCCCCGAGAGCGCGACCTTCGACGAGATCCGCGGCCTGTTCCGCGCCCTGCCGCCGGCCGATTTAGAGGCCGGTACCGAAGCCGCGAGCCGCGAGGCGCAGCTCACCAAGCCCGCAGGCGCGCTCGGCAAGCTGGAGGAGCTGACCCGCTGGGTCGCCGCCTGGCAGGGCAAGCATCCGCCGAGCATCGCCCATCCGCGGATCTGCGTCTTCGCCGCCAATCACGGGGTGACGGCCAAGGGCGTCTCCGCCTATCCGCCCGCGGTGACCCAGCAGATGGTGCACAATTTCGTCTCGGGCGGCGCGGCGGTGAACCAGCTCGCCGAGCTGCACGATGCCGATCTCCGGGTCTACGAGATGGCGCTGGAGCAGCCGACAGCGGATTTCACCGAGGCGCCGGCCATGAGTGAGGACGAATGCGCCAAGGCGATGGCCTACGGCATGATGGCGGTGGAGCCGGGCATCGATCTGCTTTGTCTCGGCGAGATGGGGATCGGCAACTCGACCTCGGCGGCCGCGATCGCCCATGCGCTGTTTGGCGGCAGCGCCGAGGACTGGACCGGACCGGGCACCGGCGTCACCGGAGACGCCTACAAGGCGAAGGTGAAAGCCGTCGCCGACGGCGTTGCTCTGCACAAGGCACGGACCGATGATCCGCTGGAGCTTTTCGCTTCCGTCGGCGGTCTCGAGCTCGCGGCGATCGCCGGCGCGGTGCTCGCCGCGCGCATGGGCCGGGTCCCGGTCCTGCTCGACGGCTTCGCCTGCACGGCGGCTGCGTCGGTCCTCTATGCCGCCGATCCGCGCAGCATCGAGCATTGCCAGGTCGCGCACTGTTCCGCGGAGCCGGGCCACAGGCTGCTGCTGGAGAAGATCGGCAAGGAGCCTTTGCTCGATCTCGGCATGCGGCTCGGGGAAGGCTCGGGCGCGGCGGTCGCGATCGGCATCGTCAAGGCGGCGGTCGCCTGTCATAACGGCATGGCGACTTTCGCCGATGCCGGCGTCAGCGGCCCCTCCTGA
- the cobS gene encoding adenosylcobinamide-GDP ribazoletransferase, which translates to MASEKPAPARRPWWADDLALALMFLTRLPVPAPLRAERPLMHAGWAFPLVGLLTGALGGGALLLGATVGLPLLAAALLALALGAILTGALHEDGLADLADGFGGGGTKERKIEIMRDSRVGSYGVLALVIVTGLKAAALANIAIAAPWLAAFAFAAAQVLGRTAILPVAYFLAPATASGLGTGAGRPKAVTTGLCIALGTLICFSLLPGAGFVTALIATSLAALATAGLAQRQIGGYTGDVLGGSEQVVECFVLLSLSLLPAGAAGFSWPL; encoded by the coding sequence ATGGCGAGCGAGAAACCGGCTCCGGCACGGCGCCCCTGGTGGGCCGACGACCTCGCCCTCGCCCTGATGTTCCTGACCCGCCTGCCGGTCCCGGCCCCGCTCCGCGCCGAACGACCGCTGATGCATGCGGGCTGGGCCTTCCCCCTCGTCGGCCTCCTCACCGGCGCACTCGGCGGCGGCGCGCTCTTGCTCGGCGCCACGGTCGGACTTCCGCTACTTGCGGCCGCGCTTCTCGCGCTCGCTCTCGGCGCCATTCTCACCGGCGCGCTGCACGAGGACGGGCTCGCCGATCTCGCGGACGGGTTCGGCGGCGGCGGCACGAAAGAGCGCAAGATCGAGATCATGCGGGACAGCCGGGTCGGCAGCTACGGCGTACTGGCGCTCGTCATCGTGACCGGCCTGAAGGCCGCCGCGCTCGCCAATATCGCCATTGCCGCGCCCTGGCTCGCCGCCTTCGCCTTCGCGGCGGCGCAGGTGCTCGGGCGGACCGCGATCCTGCCGGTCGCCTATTTCCTCGCCCCGGCGACGGCAAGCGGCCTCGGCACCGGCGCCGGGCGGCCGAAAGCGGTAACCACGGGACTTTGCATCGCGCTTGGCACCCTCATCTGTTTCTCGCTTCTCCCAGGCGCGGGATTCGTCACCGCGCTGATCGCGACATCGCTCGCCGCTTTGGCGACGGCCGGCCTCGCACAGCGCCAGATCGGCGGCTACACGGGCGACGTACTCGGCGGCAGCGAGCAGGTCGTCGAGTGCTTCGTCCTGCTCTCCCTCTCCCTGCTTCCGGCCGGCGCGGCCGGTTTTTCCTGGCCGCTATGA
- a CDS encoding histidine phosphatase family protein, whose amino-acid sequence MSAATRWHLLRHAPAAVAKGTIYGRTDVSAEPQDPAVLNRIAARLPTDATLVTTPLRRTAETAEMLRSAGWVASAETIEPAFREQDFGAWEGRTHAGLAEGGSPDYAAFWDDPARNRPPGGESFADLAARVAPALAGLNATHAGRDIVVIGHGGSIRAILSVVLKLTPEVALSLDIAPLSLSLADHFAGTGALPPWRLRGINLPPDN is encoded by the coding sequence ATGAGCGCGGCGACCCGCTGGCACCTGCTGCGCCACGCCCCGGCGGCCGTGGCGAAAGGGACGATCTACGGCCGCACGGACGTCTCCGCGGAACCGCAGGATCCGGCGGTCCTTAACCGGATCGCCGCCCGGCTGCCCACGGACGCCACCCTCGTCACCACCCCGCTCCGCCGGACCGCCGAGACGGCTGAAATGCTGCGTTCCGCCGGTTGGGTCGCGAGTGCGGAGACAATCGAGCCCGCCTTCCGGGAGCAGGATTTCGGCGCCTGGGAAGGCCGGACCCATGCCGGTCTCGCGGAAGGCGGATCGCCGGACTATGCCGCGTTCTGGGACGATCCCGCGCGCAACCGGCCACCGGGCGGCGAGAGTTTCGCCGACCTCGCGGCGCGCGTCGCGCCCGCCCTTGCCGGGCTGAATGCGACCCATGCGGGACGGGATATCGTCGTCATCGGCCACGGCGGATCGATCCGGGCCATACTCTCAGTAGTGCTGAAACTGACGCCTGAGGTCGCGCTCTCGCTGGACATCGCGCCGCTCTCCCTCAGCCTCGCCGATCATTTCGCCGGCACCGGCGCCCTCCCGCCATGGCGGCTGCGCGGGATCAATCTCCCGCCGGATAACTGA
- a CDS encoding lipid-binding SYLF domain-containing protein, whose amino-acid sequence MRISLLAAFLLTAALLAGPARAADEAPSLTVERARLTLLDLTSDPDTVGPVADYLKKAKGVLIIPQLVKAGFIVGGEYGKGVLVARTAPGDWSDPSFYSLAAGSIGLQIGVEAKQILLVVMTEKGLNSLMSDQLKFGADASVAVGTLGGGVGASSAGSLGADFIAFAKSKGLFGGGALDGAVIQTLPEQNEAFYRTAATPKQILIERTVSSGEASQLRNALSKY is encoded by the coding sequence ATGCGTATCAGTCTTCTCGCCGCTTTTCTTCTCACCGCGGCGCTTCTGGCCGGCCCGGCCCGGGCGGCGGACGAGGCTCCGTCCCTCACCGTCGAACGCGCCCGGCTGACCCTGCTGGATCTCACCTCCGATCCGGACACGGTCGGCCCGGTCGCGGATTACCTGAAGAAGGCCAAGGGCGTCCTGATCATCCCGCAGCTTGTGAAGGCCGGGTTCATCGTCGGCGGCGAATACGGCAAGGGTGTGCTGGTTGCCCGTACCGCGCCCGGCGACTGGAGCGATCCCTCCTTCTATTCGCTGGCCGCCGGAAGCATCGGCCTGCAGATCGGTGTCGAGGCGAAGCAGATCCTGCTCGTCGTGATGACGGAAAAGGGCCTGAACTCGCTCATGAGCGACCAGCTTAAGTTCGGCGCGGATGCCAGCGTGGCGGTCGGCACGCTCGGCGGCGGGGTCGGCGCGTCCAGCGCCGGATCGCTCGGCGCGGATTTCATCGCCTTTGCCAAATCCAAGGGCTTGTTCGGCGGCGGCGCCCTCGACGGCGCGGTCATTCAAACCCTGCCGGAGCAGAATGAGGCGTTTTACCGCACCGCCGCGACACCCAAGCAAATCCTGATCGAACGCACGGTTTCCTCCGGCGAGGCCTCACAGCTTCGCAATGCGCTCTCGAAATACTGA
- a CDS encoding SCO family protein translates to MSKRTFLFLVSFLGLALVGSIAAGYWLVSGGRIGQTETADLIGGPFSLTDETGATLSNEDLKGRYMMVFFGYTYCPDVCPTTLTVVTQALDMLEPEVREKVEPVFITIDPARDTSEALAAYSQHFHDRIHYLTGTPEQIGEVAKAYRVFYQKVESEEFSDYLMDHSTITYLMGPDGRYVSHYGFNSEPDEIAKDLTQRIAG, encoded by the coding sequence ATGTCGAAACGGACCTTCCTCTTCCTTGTCAGCTTCCTCGGACTCGCGCTCGTCGGCTCGATCGCGGCCGGCTACTGGCTGGTCAGCGGCGGACGCATCGGCCAGACGGAGACCGCGGACCTGATCGGCGGTCCCTTCAGTCTCACCGACGAGACCGGCGCCACGCTTTCGAACGAGGATCTGAAGGGCCGCTACATGATGGTCTTCTTCGGCTACACTTACTGCCCGGACGTCTGCCCGACGACCCTGACCGTGGTGACCCAGGCGCTCGACATGCTGGAACCAGAGGTCCGCGAGAAGGTCGAGCCGGTCTTCATAACCATCGACCCGGCACGCGACACCAGCGAGGCGCTCGCCGCCTATTCGCAGCATTTCCACGACAGGATCCACTATCTGACCGGCACGCCGGAGCAGATCGGCGAGGTTGCCAAGGCCTACCGGGTATTTTACCAGAAGGTGGAGAGCGAGGAGTTCAGCGACTATCTGATGGACCACTCGACCATCACCTACCTGATGGGTCCGGACGGCCGCTATGTCAGCCATTACGGCTTCAATTCCGAGCCGGACGAGATCGCGAAGGACCTGACTCAGCGGATTGCCGGCTGA
- a CDS encoding dihydrodipicolinate synthase family protein has product MSSSPRITGVMAAGLTAFNDDLSVDTDLTLEHTAWLLEKGCDGVLLFGTTGEANSLSVDERLSFLDKLGASSLPKDKLMIGTGCCALPDTVALTKKSLEIGIEHVLMLPPFYYKNPSDEGLFTHFARTFETVGSDAMKVYLYHFPQMSAVPFSHDLIGRLLKEFPDTICGVKDSSGDFENMKAMAEKFPGFDVFAGTERYLLDVLKAGGVGTITATGNVTVGGCAKVYSAWKAGSADAEALQDQLTRERLTLQNYPAAAALKELLARNSGKASWRKVRAPFMPLPAEKATSLVAELDAVDFALAA; this is encoded by the coding sequence ATGAGCTCGAGCCCGCGCATCACCGGCGTGATGGCCGCCGGCCTCACCGCCTTCAACGACGATCTCTCGGTCGACACGGACCTCACCCTTGAGCATACCGCTTGGTTGCTGGAAAAGGGCTGCGACGGCGTGCTGCTGTTCGGCACCACCGGCGAGGCCAACTCGCTCTCCGTCGACGAGCGGCTTTCCTTCCTCGACAAGCTCGGCGCCTCGAGCCTGCCGAAGGACAAGCTGATGATCGGGACCGGCTGCTGCGCCCTGCCGGACACCGTCGCGCTGACGAAGAAGAGCCTTGAGATCGGCATCGAGCACGTGCTGATGCTGCCGCCCTTCTACTACAAGAACCCGAGCGACGAGGGTCTCTTCACCCATTTCGCCCGCACCTTCGAGACCGTCGGCAGCGACGCCATGAAGGTCTATCTCTACCACTTCCCGCAGATGTCGGCGGTGCCCTTCAGCCATGATCTGATCGGCCGCCTGCTGAAGGAATTCCCGGACACGATCTGCGGCGTGAAGGACAGCTCCGGCGATTTCGAGAACATGAAAGCGATGGCCGAGAAGTTCCCGGGCTTCGACGTCTTCGCGGGCACCGAGCGCTACCTGCTCGACGTGCTGAAGGCGGGCGGCGTCGGCACCATCACCGCGACCGGCAACGTCACGGTCGGCGGCTGCGCCAAGGTCTATTCCGCCTGGAAGGCCGGCTCGGCCGATGCCGAGGCGCTGCAGGACCAGCTTACCCGCGAGCGCCTGACGCTGCAGAACTACCCGGCCGCGGCGGCCCTGAAAGAGCTGCTGGCCCGCAACAGCGGCAAGGCGAGCTGGCGCAAAGTCCGCGCCCCGTTCATGCCGCTTCCGGCGGAAAAGGCGACCTCGCTGGTCGCCGAGCTCGACGCGGTGGATTTCGCGCTGGCGGCCTGA
- a CDS encoding DMT family transporter, with amino-acid sequence MSTHETLKPPAGGLFDPRMVLPAAMLLLLGGLWGLSFSLSKVAAMGGVHPFAYAWMQSTGAAIFLTLVCWHKGIPLEFSRRHLVFFVGAAVIGLVLPNINIITTAKHIPAGVMSTVVSSVPVLGYVLAVGLRIEGFRWACAIGIGLGLVGALMMVVPDTSLPSPDMVPWVLMAFLTPALYAFSGIFSDRMRPDGTHSLAAARGMLIVASLSTLPLMLAVDGFYPLMADPGPTDYAMLGQISISSVAYILYFEILKRAGPVFLSLVSYVVNLFGLGWGWVIFGEVHSAWIWGAVGCVFVSMVLVNLGRKAR; translated from the coding sequence ATGTCCACGCACGAGACCCTGAAGCCGCCGGCCGGCGGTCTGTTCGATCCCCGGATGGTGCTTCCCGCGGCCATGCTGCTGCTGCTCGGCGGCCTCTGGGGCCTTTCCTTCTCGCTCTCGAAGGTCGCCGCGATGGGCGGTGTGCATCCCTTCGCCTATGCCTGGATGCAGTCGACCGGCGCGGCTATCTTCCTGACGCTTGTCTGCTGGCACAAGGGCATTCCGTTAGAATTCAGCCGCCGTCATCTCGTCTTCTTCGTCGGCGCTGCCGTGATCGGGCTCGTGCTGCCCAACATCAACATCATCACCACCGCCAAGCACATCCCGGCCGGGGTGATGAGCACCGTGGTCTCAAGTGTGCCGGTGCTCGGCTACGTGCTGGCGGTGGGACTCCGGATCGAGGGGTTCCGGTGGGCTTGCGCCATCGGGATCGGCCTCGGCCTGGTGGGGGCGCTCATGATGGTCGTGCCCGACACCAGCCTGCCGTCGCCGGACATGGTTCCATGGGTGCTGATGGCGTTCCTGACGCCGGCGCTCTATGCCTTCAGCGGGATTTTCAGCGACCGGATGCGACCGGACGGCACGCACTCGCTCGCCGCCGCACGGGGGATGCTGATCGTCGCATCGCTCTCCACCCTGCCGCTGATGCTGGCGGTCGACGGCTTCTACCCGCTGATGGCCGATCCGGGTCCGACCGACTACGCGATGCTCGGGCAGATCTCGATCTCGTCGGTCGCCTACATCCTCTATTTCGAGATCCTGAAACGGGCGGGGCCGGTCTTTCTCAGCCTCGTTTCCTACGTGGTGAACCTGTTCGGTCTCGGCTGGGGCTGGGTGATCTTCGGCGAGGTCCATTCCGCCTGGATCTGGGGCGCGGTCGGCTGCGTCTTCGTCTCCATGGTGCTGGTCAATCTCGGTCGCAAGGCGCGCTGA
- a CDS encoding SLC13 family permease, producing MTFEQTAILAIILGALGAFIWGRYRIDLVALLALLLAVAVGVVDPVKAFAGFGHPAVITVVAVLGMSAALTRSGAVGVIAERLAQRTESETAKTFSLVGLAGFLSSFMNNVGALALLMPVALSVARRAGMSPSRLLMPLSFASLLGGMITLIGTPPNLIIADYRRAAIGEEFHMFDFAPVGLAVALVGIVYLVIVGVRLVPNRRGNDEGRRLFELSSYVTEFRVPEGSRLIGQSIRALGDRHDDSGRPTVLALLRGNERVVRRLTREPLVEGDLLLAHGTAEQIEAAVQKGLELVDAKELDATKDSSEDAELAVVEAVMPPRAWIEGRSAAMLRLRSRYGLNLLGVARGGAPINTRLRDVRFRAGDVLMLQGDADQIYGTISALGCLPLAQRRMSLERPKILAPALIFLSAIVAASAGIVPAAVCLVVGLAVMVLLDIIPMSEVYGAIDWQIVVLLGAMIPVGTAMHETGAAGLIAGAVADVASGYSLYLVLALLMMLTMFLTDMMNNAATALVMAPVALGIAERLSVSPDPLLMAVAIGASSAFLTPIGHQNNLLVMGPAGYRFGDYWRVGLLLDALILAVAVPLLPVVWPF from the coding sequence ATGACCTTCGAGCAGACAGCGATCCTCGCGATCATCCTCGGCGCCCTCGGGGCGTTCATCTGGGGCCGCTACCGGATCGACCTCGTCGCCCTGCTGGCGCTTCTGCTGGCGGTGGCGGTCGGGGTCGTCGATCCGGTGAAGGCCTTTGCCGGTTTCGGCCATCCCGCGGTGATCACCGTGGTGGCGGTGCTCGGCATGTCGGCCGCGCTGACCCGTTCGGGCGCCGTCGGGGTAATCGCCGAGCGGCTGGCCCAGCGCACCGAGTCCGAGACCGCGAAAACCTTCTCGCTGGTCGGGCTCGCCGGGTTTCTTTCCAGCTTCATGAACAATGTCGGCGCCCTGGCCCTGCTCATGCCGGTGGCGCTTTCGGTCGCCCGTCGCGCCGGAATGTCGCCGTCGCGCCTGCTGATGCCGCTCTCCTTCGCCTCGCTGCTCGGCGGCATGATCACCCTGATCGGCACGCCGCCGAACCTGATCATCGCCGATTACCGCCGCGCCGCCATCGGCGAGGAATTCCACATGTTCGACTTCGCCCCGGTCGGCCTCGCGGTGGCGCTGGTCGGGATCGTCTATCTCGTGATCGTCGGCGTGCGCCTGGTGCCGAACCGGCGCGGCAACGACGAGGGAAGGCGGCTGTTCGAGCTTTCGAGCTACGTGACAGAATTTCGCGTGCCGGAGGGATCGCGCCTGATCGGCCAGAGCATCCGCGCGCTCGGGGACCGGCATGACGATAGCGGCCGCCCGACCGTGCTGGCGCTGCTGCGCGGCAACGAACGCGTGGTCCGGCGCCTCACCCGCGAGCCGCTTGTCGAGGGCGACCTGCTGCTGGCCCACGGCACGGCGGAACAGATCGAGGCCGCGGTGCAGAAGGGCCTCGAGCTGGTCGACGCCAAGGAACTGGACGCGACCAAGGATTCCAGCGAGGACGCGGAGCTCGCCGTGGTCGAGGCGGTGATGCCGCCGCGCGCCTGGATCGAGGGCCGCAGCGCCGCGATGCTCCGGCTGCGCTCGCGCTATGGGCTCAACCTTTTGGGCGTCGCGCGCGGCGGGGCGCCGATCAACACGCGGCTGCGCGACGTTCGCTTCCGGGCCGGCGACGTGCTGATGCTGCAGGGCGATGCGGACCAGATCTACGGCACCATCTCTGCCCTCGGCTGTCTGCCGCTGGCGCAGCGCCGGATGAGCCTGGAACGCCCGAAGATCCTGGCGCCGGCGCTGATTTTCCTCTCCGCGATCGTCGCCGCCAGTGCCGGTATCGTGCCGGCGGCGGTCTGTCTCGTCGTCGGGCTCGCGGTCATGGTGCTGCTCGATATCATCCCGATGAGCGAGGTCTACGGCGCGATCGACTGGCAGATCGTCGTCCTGCTGGGAGCGATGATACCCGTCGGGACGGCGATGCACGAGACCGGCGCGGCGGGGCTCATCGCGGGTGCGGTGGCGGATGTGGCGTCGGGCTATTCGCTCTATCTCGTGCTCGCGCTGCTGATGATGCTGACCATGTTCCTCACCGACATGATGAACAACGCGGCGACGGCGCTGGTCATGGCGCCCGTCGCGCTCGGCATCGCCGAACGGCTCTCGGTCAGCCCGGATCCGCTGCTGATGGCGGTCGCCATCGGGGCCTCCAGTGCCTTCCTCACCCCGATCGGGCATCAGAACAACCTTCTGGTCATGGGTCCCGCGGGCTACCGGTTCGGCGATTACTGGCGCGTCGGCCTGCTGCTCGATGCCTTGATCCTTGCCGTCGCGGTTCCGCTGCTGCCGGTGGTCTGGCCGTTCTGA
- a CDS encoding DMT family transporter, whose translation MTTSLDRDAEGAQSIPMLANPSLLLIATGALVGINFPLGKLAGDAGISPILWAMIPSLGVAVILFPALAARRALRAPERKVVRFAIFGGIVSFVIPNVILYAVIPHAGAGYMGLMFAQSPVFTLAFSAVLGLRTPGRLGLAGIAVGLVGAAIVSLTRGTAADAPEPIWIAAGFAVPVALAVGNVYRSMAWPENVSPDVLAFWSHGAALFGFLALLLAVEGTVPAASLAAAPEAALAQALAAAAAFPLFFRLQRIGGAVLLSQIGYVAAAVGLVVATILLGERYGWETWAGALVIAAGIALTVLAQRRS comes from the coding sequence ATGACCACATCACTTGACCGAGACGCGGAAGGCGCGCAGTCCATACCGATGCTTGCCAATCCCTCCCTGCTTCTCATCGCCACCGGCGCCCTCGTCGGGATCAATTTCCCGCTCGGCAAACTCGCGGGCGATGCCGGGATCTCGCCGATCCTCTGGGCGATGATCCCGTCGCTTGGCGTCGCAGTGATCCTCTTTCCGGCCCTGGCCGCGCGACGTGCGCTGCGCGCCCCGGAGCGGAAAGTGGTCCGCTTCGCTATCTTCGGCGGGATCGTCTCCTTCGTCATTCCCAACGTCATTCTCTATGCCGTCATCCCCCATGCCGGGGCGGGCTATATGGGATTGATGTTCGCCCAGTCGCCGGTCTTCACCCTGGCCTTCTCGGCGGTCCTCGGACTGCGCACGCCGGGCCGGCTCGGGCTTGCAGGGATCGCGGTGGGCCTTGTCGGCGCCGCAATCGTCAGTCTGACAAGGGGGACGGCGGCAGACGCGCCGGAGCCGATCTGGATCGCCGCCGGTTTCGCGGTGCCCGTGGCGCTCGCCGTCGGCAATGTCTATCGCAGCATGGCCTGGCCGGAGAACGTCTCGCCGGACGTGCTCGCCTTCTGGAGCCACGGCGCGGCCCTGTTCGGTTTCCTCGCCCTGCTCCTCGCCGTCGAGGGCACCGTGCCCGCCGCGTCTCTGGCCGCTGCACCCGAAGCGGCGCTGGCCCAGGCGCTCGCCGCGGCCGCGGCGTTCCCGCTGTTCTTCCGGCTGCAACGGATCGGCGGCGCCGTCCTGCTGAGCCAGATCGGTTACGTCGCCGCCGCGGTCGGCCTCGTCGTCGCGACCATCCTGCTCGGCGAGCGCTATGGCTGGGAGACCTGGGCGGGCGCGCTCGTCATCGCCGCCGGGATCGCGCTCACCGTGCTGGCGCAGCGCCGCTCCTGA